The genomic window TTTATTTTATTTAATAGGATATCAATTTGCGCATCCATTCTATTTAGATTGATATTCAAAAGCAATAGATCCTCATTTGATATTGCAAGATTCTCAATGGAAGTAGAATATTGGGCTAGAACATTATTGACAGACGAAAATAAGATATTTACTATCAGCAAAAGTAGGATAAAAGTTACAAGTAGGTTTACCACATTCTTTTACCTCGCATATATGCGCTAAAAATAGGATTAGAGTGACCTACTAGACATGGTGTTAATACTATTAACATTAGGCTTCCCTAATTTTATTGGATATGCAATTTAAACATTCTTTGTTAAATTTACTATTTTTGACATAGCATGATTAAAGTTATTTCAATAATTCATCAAAATTTTTAATTAATGTATAAAAGTAGTATTATGAAATAAATATAATTAGTAATACTTTGTGGAAAATACAGTAAAATAATAAAAAGTAAAAAAATGGTTAAATCAAAGAGTTAATGCAACGTCCGAAGATAATGGATTTGATAGTGTTTCAGTCTTATTCAAATCAGTTAGAGTGACATTTGTCTTTACACTTGTTAGAGAAGGGTCAGCGAAGGAAGTAGCAAATTGAATAATTCCCGATTCAGTTATTGTAAAGCCGTTTGGATAGGATGAGGTCTTTAATAGAGTTCCATTAGGTGCAAACACCTGCATGACTCCGTTAATAGTGGAATCTACTAGCGAAAGATCCTTGGTTTGATAGTCAACCAAAAGTTTTACTTGATTAAGGGATGGATTGGAAGTTAACGGTCCGAAGGTAGCAGAATTTAGACCTATCGTAATTTTTTCTAATGATTGTGCATTTATGCCATTAAATGAATAGGCACCAAAAAGTAACAAAGTAGCAGCAAACAGAGTTGCAGAAAGCAGCACAATTCTTTTGTGATTTGCTAATGAATTAAACATCAATTTAAAATTTAATATAATACTATAAAAACAATATGTTAAGATATAACTATACATTTTACTAAAATAATTTATATAAAAATAAAATTTGATTTTATGAAGATAAAAAGTTAAAGGTGAGATTATTTATTTTCATAAGCCACCTCCTGGTGATACGAAATATCCAGACCCAAGTCCTCTTCTTCTTCCTTCGCTCTAATCCCTATAGCATAGTCTATAAGCTTCAAGATTACAAATGTTCCAACAAATCCCATTAATGCACCAACTCCAACTCCTAAAGCCTGGATTGGTAACTGCATTGGATTTCCATATAGCCAACCGTTTGGACCGATTGGATTAATGGCCTGCGTTGCAAATAGACCTATCCACAAACTGCCAACTATCCCAGTAATTCCGTGAACAGAGCTTACATCCAAAACATCATCAATCTTTAATCTCTCCTTTATCAATACAATTCCGTAATAGGATGCAAAGCCCAATACTATACCTAATATGAATGCCCATTGGCCCGTGATGAAACCCGCAGTTGGAGTAATTCCAGCCAACCCAGAAATTGCACCATTTATTGCTGCACTAACGGTAGGCTTTCCAGTCCTCTTCCAACTTAGTAGTATCCAAACAAGTGCACAAGTACATGCTCCCATTTGCGTTGCAAGTAGAGCACTCGCTGCAAGGGCACCTGATGCCAGAGCACTACCTGCGTTGAAACCAAACCATCCTAGCCACAGAAGAGTAGCTCCTATGGCCGCAAGCGGAAGATTATGAGGCACCATGATTTCCGGACCAAATCCTTTTCGTCTACCCAAGACCAACGCCGAGGCTAGAGCCGCCATACCCGCACTTGTGTGGATAACTATACCTCCTGCAAAATCAAAGACTCCTAACTTTGCCAGCCAACCGCCACCCCATATCCAATGGGCGAGCGGGTAGTAAATTACTAGGCTCCATACAATTATGAAAATGAAAAAGGCACTCCATTTCATACGTTCTGCAAAAGCTCCAGTAATTAACAGAGGAGTTATGACTGCGAACATCATTTGGTAAGCACCGAAGTTAACTCCAGGTATTGTAGCGGCCCAAGAAACCGAATCGCTAAATGGTACATTGTTAAAGAAAAACCATGAAAGATCTCCTATAATTCCATTAACATCCGGTGCAAACACTAACGTGAAGCCAACTATAAACCAAAGGGTTGATAGTAAAGCCATTCCCGTCATAGTCTGCATAATAACGGACAAAGAATTTTTCAATCTGATTAACCCTGCTTCAAAAAAGCCTAGAGCAGGGGTCATCAAAAATACTAATCCAGTGCAGATTAACATCCACGTCGTATCACCAGTATCTATTGCCAACGGTCACAAAAGGTTTACAGTAGATTATAAAGTTTTTCCTTTTTTACTTAAAAATTTTAAGTAAAACGAATAGATTAATAAAATTATCATAAAATTTTGATTTTTTGATAAACAGATTTGAACGCATAGAATTATTAAGGTTCTAATTTTGATTCGTTCGAATGCCTGATCATTTGTGTTGACTTAAGATACAAGTAATTAGTTGTCAAAACGGTAATATATGAGTAAAGAAAAAATTTTGCGATTGCAATACTTCGCTTCAGTCTACTTCATTTAAAATAATGAGAAATTAAATCTGATAATAATAGTTCTGACTAACTTAACTTAACTCTAAAAAACAAAAAAATGATAAATTATTTTTCTTTTTCTTACTTACTGAAATTTAAAGTTCTTCCAAAAGTTCATGAATTCCATATTCTTTCCATCAAAAGGTCCCTTATCTGTCAATTGAGATTGAGTTTCAAAAGGTCCCTTATCTGTCAATTGAGTATTGTTACTTGTGGAATTTTCAGATAAAGCTGTATGACAGGTTTGAGCATTATTACAGGTTGTTACAACACAGGTATCGTTTCTACAATTTTTTTCGTAATATGTAGAAGTACTATTATTGCTATTAAGCGAATATCCATAAGGAACTTGGACTACGGAAAACCCAATAACAAGTATTAGCATAAAAATAAGATAAGCGTTCATCAACTAAAATTACTATTCATCATATTTCTAAATTTTGATACAATCTTAAAGCCGATTACTTACTAAGTATTAACAATAAGAAAACAAAAAAATATTATACATAAAATATCATTAAAATAAAATATGAAAGCCCTTTTCTTTAACAAGCCCGGCATCGAAAATTTGATCTTTAGTGATTACCAATTACCAGATATAAGAGATGATGAAATCCTAGTAGAAACTAAGTGTACTAGTGTCAATCCCATTGATTATTATACTGTAACCGGAATACACGGAGTAAACGGTCCAGCAATGAAGATAAATCCATATCCTCATATTGCCGGCTCTGAAATTGCTGGGACTATAAAAAGCAAAGGCGAAAGAGTAAACAATACAATTAGAGAAGGCGACAGGGTTATAATATATAACAGAGTATTTGACGGAATATGTAAATATTGTAAAAATAATCATCAAATGCTTTGTGAAAATGGTGGAATGATAGGTATTTCAAGGAACGGCGGATTTGCAGAATATGTAATAGTTCCTCAACAAAATATCATAAAAATTCCTGATGGACTAGACTGGGAACTTGCCTGTGGTTTACCAATAGCCGGCTTAACAGCCTACAACGCAATACAAGAATCAAGACTTAAATCAGAAGAAAAGCTTGTGGTATTTGGCGGTTCTGGCAATACAGGTCTTTTCTGCACCCAGATTGGCAAGCTTATTGATGCTATAACAATATCACTTTCCTCTAAACCATGGATTAAGGAATATGGTGCGGACTATGTTTTACCAATTGACGAAAACCTCAGAGAAAAAATACTAGAGATTACAAATGGAACTATGGCGGACGTAGTCATAAATTCACTTGGAGAAAACACGTGGGCAAAAGGAATGGATATAGTTGGAAAACTGGGAAGAATAATTACATTTGGTGTACTCACTGGTGGTAACTTATTCATAGATGGCAGATTATTGTATAATAAGCAAATTACAATTAAAGGTACTACTGGAGGATCTGTTGAAGGTTTACTAAATCTCATAGAGATGACAAAAGAGCAGAGCATTAGAACCAAAATTTGGAAAAGATATTCTTTGGAGGATTCAAAAATAGCCATAGAAAAGATTTTTGACAAGAACAGAGAAGGAAGGATCATTATAGAAAACTATTAATGAATTTTAGTTACGAATCTCCGGTCGTATTATAGTATTTAATAAACACTAGACAAAACATCATCTTATTTTATAATTAAAATCATAATGATATATTCTAAATTACTAACTAAGGTATTACTTTTATAATAAGAAAATTTATTGATAGTATATGAATAATCTAGGCAAGTTATCCGTTGTAATGATAGCTATTTTCGTAGCAGGTAATTCCATTTATCCAGTTAGTCAACTGGTAAATGCACAATTGGATATTTTAGAGACACCTACAAATCCAAATAACACCTCAACAACAACGACAACAGCAACTCCAAAAGCCGTGGACACCGACAAAAGTGCAAAGATAAAAGAAGCATTAGCTAACATATTTGAAATATATCAAGCTCTTGCAGAAAAGGGCGATGTAGATTCTTTGCTAAAGCTAAATACTATAGAGAGAATATTGCTAGAATTATTGAGATAACATAATAACTTTAATTTTTTTTATTTTAATATAACAATAATTTTTCAGGTTTTATAATTAGTTAAATGCTAAAAAAAAGTGGTTTATGTTGTGGATGAGGTGTTTTGACCGTTCCATGCTAGTGGAGTACCAAGCATGTATGGTTTTACATTCACCGGAATGCTGTTTTCACCAGTTGGTGGAATTGCATTGGATGGATTTGAATCATCGGTTAAGCCTAATAAGTTGCTTGTACCATTGTCTGGGCCATCAACTACAACTAAACCTGCTTGACCTTTGAATAATTGTGAGTAGTCATGGTTTACAAAGGCGTAAACTCCTGGTTGGTCAAATACTACATCAACAATTGCATCATTAGATCCACCTACTGTGTAGGTTTGTTTACCTATTCCGCTAACTATGCTACCATCAGTGACTCTGTCAAGCATTTCACCTACAATGTGGAAGTTAGTTGGAAGGTCACCGTGATTAAGCAAGAAGAATCTTACGTGGTCACCTTGTTTAAAGAACAGTGTTGTTGCATTTGCGGTCTTGGTAATTACTGGATCATATCCAAATGGAATACCATTTATCCATGAAGCAGTTGGAGCGTGTGCGAACATTGCTGCGGCGTCATATTGGCCTGATGGGTCTAAGTAATATTCTGAGAATTGGAATGCAACTTCTTTAGCATCTGCATCTACATCTGCTGTTGTTATTGCATTAGTACCATTCTCTACTGCTACACCTTCATAACCAGTATAACCAACTTGTGGATCTACAATTACACCACCAACCATTCCTTGGAATACGTGTTGGTCCATTGTCAATACTGCATTACCTTCACAGTGATATTTGAAGAATCCTGGTTGACTTGCAACAAAGCTGTATTGCTTAGAATCACTTACATTAATTGGACCAAAGTTTGGAACTGCACTTAATGTGGATGCATGATGATCCAAGCTATGAATTAATGTGTTATTTGGGTGGTTGATTATGTTAATGTTCAATACATCACCTTGAGTGACACGTACAGTTGGTCCTGGGATAGTACCATTCCATGTTAATGCGGCTATACTTTGACCACCTGGTAATGTGAGATTCTTCTCTACAGCAACAAATGTTACATTCTTCACTGGGGCTTCACTTTCAGATGCCTCTTCAGTAGAGATTTGTTGGAAGGATCCGCCCATAACTAAATTCATATCGGCTAATGTTAATTGACCTTGATCATTTGATATTGCAAATGATTTCATGTTGATGCCAGGAAGTAAAACTAATCCGGACATCAGAACAGCTGATAAAGCAAAAATTGCTAATGTACTCTTCATTGAGATAAATTAGATAGAAGATATTCTTAAACCTTTTGGACATAAGAATTTTATATAACATTTTATCTAATGCGAAATATTGATTAATATTTGTAATAAAATGAATAATATTTACTGTCAACCGCAAAGAATGTAAATCTTTAACAAAACTTCGACCACTTGTTTGATTATCAAATTCTTATTGAAATAATTAAGAATTTTGTAATATTTATTGAAAATCTCAAACAATTCGGAATATTATCTAGGAATTATGAATATTATAGTGCCAGTGCTAGCTATTCCGAGGTATGGCTGATATTACCAGGCCTTCCATTTTAGAATGTTGAAGGAAAGGAGAAAAATCTACTTCGGAAATAGTAAGAGACAATTCAAAAAACCTGACGTCGAGTAACATAGTATGGATATCTTTAATACCTTTTTTGACTGTACATTGATTGGAAAGGAAAGATAAAAAAAGCTTGTCTGGAAAATCTCAAATATCTGAGAAGGAAACTGCTTTGTCTACTCTTGATTTTGGTACAATGGAGTTTATGAAATGGTTAATAGCAAAAGATACAAATTCTGGAGATACTTTGATTGTCGTCAAAGATTTCCTTGTTAATAAATATGTAATTTTATTTGATAGAAGTATTTTAAGAGATGTTATAGTTGGTTACAGAGAGTGTATGCCTTGGTGTATGACTTGCAATACGGATGATTGTGGTCATGTTGGATTTGCAATTTGCTTGAAGCAAGATTATGATAGAGATGACCAAGTGATTTTTTAAGATATCTCGGGTAGATGTGAACAAAAATGTTATAAATTTATTTTGATTCATAAATTTACTTAAGATGTTGGTTTGTCTGAACTTTCATCTGAATTGGATGATTCGTGTTGTTGGTGCTGATCTCCTTTGTCTTTATCCTGTCCTTTTACAAATCTTTCTGTAAATTTCCATCCATATTTAATAACGTATGGAGATATGAATGTGGTGATGATTGTCATTGTCCCTGCCATTGGTAATATAATTGGACTTGCTGCTCCAACATCTATTCCACCCTTTGCTACTACTAGTGCTATTTCACCTCCCGAAGATAATCCCAGCGCAGTTCTTGTTGAAGTAGTATTGTTTATTTTTTGAAGCATAGATGAAATATAAACGGTCATGAATTTTGCAGTTATTGAAACGGTTATCAGTATCAATGCAGGGACTATAAATTGAGGGATTAGTGCAAAGTCCATCAGCACCCCTTTGGATACAAAGAATAACGCTGCAAAAATATCTTTAACAGGGGTGGCTAGAACACTAGTTACTGAATGAGATCTTGACTCTGCAACAAGAACCCCTGCAAAAAAGCTCCGGCAGCTATTGATATTCCCAATTGGAAAGATGGAAAAGCAAAACGAAAGCACCCCCTACAGCAGCTACATTTAATACATCATGTTGGCTGGTCCTTGCAACAACATCCATTAATTTGGGAACTATTTTTGAACCCACTATTAAAACACCTGCAATAAATCCTATTGTTATTTCTATTGATATCACAATTTCACTGAGAGATATGTTACCACTAACTCCTGTGGATTAGAATATAGTAACAGAGAGATGATAATAATTTGTTCAATAATGACAGTACCCAAGATTAAGGTTGCTGCCTCTGCTTTCATCATATTAAGCTCGCTTAAAACTCTCATCACAATAACAGTGCTTGTTACTTATATTGCAAGTGCTATGAAGAGGCTAACGTAAAATCCTAATCCTAGACCTTGTGTTAAAAAAAACCAATGGTTAAAGTTGCCAGCGCTTTGGTGGAAGCAATAATGATTGCTTTTCTCCCTATCGTTTTTAATTTTTGTACTGGAAATTCCATCCCCACAGTAAAAAGCAATAGTATTACACCCATCTCAGTAAACAGATTAAGGACATCGAGATTAAGAATTAAGCTAAATGGTGGACTATCCAGTCCAATTATAATACCCGCAACAATGAAACCAATAGCTATGGGCTGCCTTAACCTGTAAAAAAACTAGAGTCATTAAAGAAGCTCAAGCCATGCGCTTATTACTCTTTTCTTGATGGCGGATGGAACCTTTTGACCCATTAGAACATTAATCTATAAATATTCACACATAATTAAAGAACTCCATTACAGCACAAAAAGACGACGGAGCAAAAATATGGTATTTGACCATCATTTCAATGAATATTAGAAATAAGGCCAAAATGCACTTATTCATAAGTTGGATACAATTGACACCAATACTCAAAGATTGTAAGTTATACTTTCAAGACATTTTTATTCTTTAATATATATTTATGAATCAAAGATCCATACTGGATAGCTTTTTTAGGATGCATGGCTGCTTCTTTTGGAACACCAATTCTCATTGCAACCTCTCGCAAAATATGTTTTCTTATCAAATCATCTGGGCCCTTTATTTTATATTCCAGAGGGATTTTTTTTGCATATTTAATAAATGCTCTTGATAGAAATGGCTGGTATGAACATATTTTCAGTTCTGCCATCACATATGAAATTTCTCTCATCATGTGATCTTCATTGGTTAATTTTTCTTCCATGTAAGCGGTTACAGACTCCTTACCATTTTGATAATACGATCTATAGCGATCGTATCCACAAAACAACTCATCAAAACCATTAGCTGTTAGGAAAGAATGCCCCAATTCATGACGTTTTATGATTTTACTAATCTGAAAAAAAGCAATACAGTTTTCAATGTGTGAAAGAACATTACAAGAAAATTTTGCTTTTACAAACTTAATGTCATCTAGGATATCCTCCTCCTTAATTTCATAAACTATGTGATTCATTGATAAAGAGAGAGAGTGGGAAATAGATTTAGAAAACATAATGTCATGGGAATTGGCAAAACCAATTGTTACTAGGTGGACTTGTTTATCCAAATCTTTACAAATTTTTGCCAATAGAGAACTATCAACCCCTCCAGAAAATGCAATCACGACTTTATCAGAATGTTTTATGAATTCTTCAACCGTAGAATACAAATATTGGGTTAATTCGTCGGATATGAGCACTTTTACGTTTGGGTTATCTCGAATATATTTGTAATAATTATAATAGAGAGAAGATAACTAAAAATAGATTTGGATAAAGATCTGAAATACATCGGTCAAAGCAAAAAATTAATCAAGAATAGAACAGGATATTCAATCTCAAAACTATTGGAGTTTCTAGAAATAGAATATAATTACGATAATGTTTTAAATGATTCAGAATTAAGTATAGATTTTAAAATTGGAGATAAGTTCATTAAAATAATTGAAAACGATAATGACATGAATGAATTTAAAATCATTCAAGAAAGATTCCCATTTGTAGATATGATTGCCATAGGGAGATCGTCTTACCTAGGCAAAATAAATGAGATGCATAACATCTTCCTATTTGACAAAGAAAGCAAACAAGTTGGATCTATATTTATCGAGGACCCATCTTTATCATTTGATTATGCTCACATATTACCGCTGGTCGAAAAGTGTTCAATAATTCATGGTCACACATCTACGGTCATGGTAGAAATTATAGGTGAAATGAAAAATAATCTAGTGATCGACTTCTCTGAGGCTAAAAAATTAATAAAAGAAGCGTTATATCAAATCGATCATAAATTTTTTATTAATAGAAAATATTTAAAGAAGGAAGATAAGGATCACTTTTTTATTGAATTTGATGGTCCTAAAGGATATTTTGATTTAAAAGTTCCAAAGTACACAACTTATCTTTTAGAAGGCGAGGCGACTGTAGAAAATCTTTCTACAGAAATAATAAGAATGCTAGCAGATAAAATGCCCGAGAATGTGCAGGCACTTGGTGTATATATATACGAGGGAGTCAATAAAGGCGCTCATATTCTTTCCTATATCCGATAAATGCCAATAATGAGTAAAATTCTGACACCTTCATTTCGATAGCACCATATTCTAAAACTATTCGATTCGGACTAAATCTAAAATTCTATTTGGATGTTATAGATGTTACAGAACTTTCATTGGACTAAGCTAGGAAGGTTAATAACTAATTAATTAATGAGTATTACAAATTAAAAGTTGAGTTCAAAGATTACAGAAAAGATATGGTCGTCAGATATTGAGAAAAAGATCATAGAAGATTGGAAAGTTAATAATGTTTATGACAACGTTAAAACTAATCAGAGTAAAGATAAATATTTTGTTATAGATACGCCCCCTCCCTATCCATCTGGAAGACCGTGGCACATTGGTGCAGCTGCTCACTATTCGCAGATCGATATGATATCAAGAGTTGCCCGCTTAAAGGGCTATAAAGTTATTTTTCCGATTGGCGTGGATCGTAATGGTATTCCTGTAGAAATCCATACAGAAAAAAAATACAAGATCAGAATGAGAAATACAGAAAGAAAAGAATTTTTGAAGTTATGCAAGCTAACGCTTGACGATACTGAAAGTGAATTTATAGAAATTCTAGAAAGCCTGGGTTTAAGTGCGAATTTCAAACAGAAATACCAGACCGATTCTCCGGATTTCAGAGCTTTTACTCAGTCAACATTTATAGAAATGTGGAATAGGGGATTAGTATATGTTGGAAATAGACCAAACAACTACTGTATTGATTGTGGTACCACAATAGCAGATGCAGAAATCATATATGAAGATATTGAGACTAAATTAGTTTATATAAAATTTTTCTTAGAGAATAATAACGAATTCATCGTAATTGCCACTACCCGACCAGAACTTCTATTTGCATGTCAAGCGGTAATTGTGAATCCAGATGATGAGAGATATAAAGAAATGCAAGGGAAGACTTTGAGAATCCCGATCTTTAATGGAGAAGTAAAAATAAGACCACATCACTCTGCTAACAAAAGCTTTGGATCTGGAGCAGTTATGATTTGCAGTTATGGTGACCTAAACGATGTTCAATTATTCAGAGAAATGGGACTGACGGAAATTAAATCCATTGATTTGAATGGAAAAACAACAGAATTTGCCGGGATGTTTTCCAATCTACGTATAAAAGAAGCAAGAAGTAAAATAATAGACGAGCTAGAAAAGCAAGGGTTAGTAGAAAAGATTGAAAATATTTCTCATAGAACTCCCCTTTGTGAAAGAAGTAAAACCCAGATTGAAATTATTTCTTTGGAAGATTACTATTTAAAACAAGTTGATTTTAAGTCAAATTTGTTAGAACAGTCTAAAGAAATAAAATTCTATCCAGAAATGCATAGACAAATCCTATTAAATTGGATAAATTCAATTGCCATAGACTGGCCGATCTCAAGAAGAAGGTTTTATGGAACTGAAATTCCGATATGGTATTGTACAAGATGTAGAAAACCAAACCTTCCTGAACCTGGAAAATATTATAGACCTTGGGATGAAACCCCACCATTTGATAAGTGTAAATCGTGTAATAATGATAAGTTTGAAGGAGAAAAGAAGATTTTCGATACATGGATGGATTCGAGCATAACTCCGCTTTATATTACGAAATTTTACAAAAATAAAGAAATTTTTAATAAAATCTACCCTGTCTCCATTAGACCTCAAGGAAAAGATATTGTAAGGACATGGCTTTACTATACTCTTTTAAGATGCTTGTATCTTACGAACCAAATTCCATGGCATAGTGCATGGATAATGGGATACGGAGTTGATGAAAAAGGGGAGAAAATGAGTAAAAGTAAAGGAAATGTAGTTGATCCTCTCCCAATTATTAAAAAATATGGTGCTGATGCATTTAGATTTTGGTCTGCGAGTGAGACAAATGTTGGGTATGATTTTAGATGTTCGGAGCAAAAAATACAAAGTGCACAAAAATTCTTATCGAAATTGTGGAACATTGGAAGATTCATATCTAATTTCGAAATAATTGATGAAAACAATAAACCCCAAGAACTAAAAGCGACTGATAAATGGATTTTATCAGAACTCGCAAGCATGACCAAAAAATGTCTCGAAGGTTATGAAGAATTAAATTTTTTCATCCCCGCTAATGCATTGAGAGAATTTACATGGAATATTTTTGCGTCCCATTATATTGAAATGATAAAAAGTAGAGCGTATAACAATGAATCAGAAGAAGAAAGGAAATCAGCTCTTTATACAATTCATAAATGTTTTAGAACCATATTGCTTTTGTTAGAACCGATTTCTCCATTCGTTACGTATGAGTTGTGGAAGAAGATCTATGAGGACGGAGAGATAGTTTCGGAGCAAAAAAAAATTCCCTTTGTAGAGAAAGAATACGATGCCCTTGTTTCATCTACACCTCACATTATCAAATTCAATTCAGAAATATGGAATAAGAAGAAGGAAACTCTTTCTAGTGTTACAAATAAGCCGCTTTCCTTAAAAGACCCTATAAAAGCAAAGATACCCGACGAACTGGAGTTATTTAAGGAAGATTTAATATTAATGCATAATATAATAGTAGAGTAAAAAATTTAAAAAAAGAAGGTAAATAAGCTGAATGGGTGTTAAGCCTTATTTCCACTAACTATATCTAAAATATCTTCTGCTAAATCAATTGTGTTTTGAGACTCTAGGTTAGGCTCTAAAGTAATCAACAACATTTTCTTATCTAAGTAAAACGTTAGCAGTGATAACTTCTCACGCTCTACATATACAAAACGAGCTTTACCCATAGTATCGTCAAACCTTTCTCTCATAGACTTTCTAAGAGCAGTATGAGTCAAGTACAATTCTTCGCTTGGTTGATCAACAATAGAATCAATTCCGTGACGCATTCCACCAACTATCAAAGAGCCGGTTTCATCAATTAATCCAGCATAGCGGATACCGTCGTTTAACTCAAAAATAGTATCAATTATTTTTTGGTAGTCCATAAATAAATAGAATAGGTCACTATTTATTGAATGTTAAGATTATCTTTATGTTTATTTCAATACAATCCAAAAAACATTTTTATTCGAATATATAGAAATAGCAAAAACTTTGTAATTATGAAGATCTTATTATAAGCAAATCGCCTTAATCTTATTAACCTATAACGAATGAAAGACACAATCTTCTATGATTTTTTCGTTAATTAAAGTATGAGGAAGAAAAGTATAGAAGAAAAGTATAGATGTTGAAGAATGATGGATTAGTTTGCAGCTATTTCCCTCACACTCAGGTTCTTTATATCGACGTTTGAAGTTCCGTCCCATCGGAATGTAGTAACGGGTCCTCCCCATGAAATTAATTCGTCGGGGCTCCCACCACATCTATCACCATCCTCACCGAATCCACCGCTATCTGTATAACCAAACACTTTCTTCCATTGACCATTATTGTTTTCATCGACCCAGTTTTCGAGTTTTACAGCAGGCTCGCCATTTACGACAGTGTTAAACATGATAGCTTTATACCCTATCCATTTATCTTCGATAGAACCTATGTTTTTCTGGGCAGGTGTAAATGAGTAACCACCTGAATGCCATTGTTCTTTAGCGAAACGAGAACGTCCATCTTTGAACAAGCCTCCTTTATAAGAGGTCCCTTCACAGGGTTCACCTGAGGTATGATGACCACCACGAGAATACCATGTTAAATCAAAATCAGAATCTGAAGCTGAATTGATTTTAACATATCCGGTTATTTCCAAATTCCTCCAATCATTTACGGCTTGCATGTATCCCTTAGCTGACATGGATTTTTGATCATAAGTAGCAATATCACCTTGGTGATACCCAGAACTA from Candidatus Nitrosocosmicus arcticus includes these protein-coding regions:
- a CDS encoding alcohol dehydrogenase catalytic domain-containing protein, whose product is MKALFFNKPGIENLIFSDYQLPDIRDDEILVETKCTSVNPIDYYTVTGIHGVNGPAMKINPYPHIAGSEIAGTIKSKGERVNNTIREGDRVIIYNRVFDGICKYCKNNHQMLCENGGMIGISRNGGFAEYVIVPQQNIIKIPDGLDWELACGLPIAGLTAYNAIQESRLKSEEKLVVFGGSGNTGLFCTQIGKLIDAITISLSSKPWIKEYGADYVLPIDENLREKILEITNGTMADVVINSLGENTWAKGMDIVGKLGRIITFGVLTGGNLFIDGRLLYNKQITIKGTTGGSVEGLLNLIEMTKEQSIRTKIWKRYSLEDSKIAIEKIFDKNREGRIIIENY
- a CDS encoding ammonium transporter, which codes for MLICTGLVFLMTPALGFFEAGLIRLKNSLSVIMQTMTGMALLSTLWFIVGFTLVFAPDVNGIIGDLSWFFFNNVPFSDSVSWAATIPGVNFGAYQMMFAVITPLLITGAFAERMKWSAFFIFIIVWSLVIYYPLAHWIWGGGWLAKLGVFDFAGGIVIHTSAGMAALASALVLGRRKGFGPEIMVPHNLPLAAIGATLLWLGWFGFNAGSALASGALAASALLATQMGACTCALVWILLSWKRTGKPTVSAAINGAISGLAGITPTAGFITGQWAFILGIVLGFASYYGIVLIKERLKIDDVLDVSSVHGITGIVGSLWIGLFATQAINPIGPNGWLYGNPMQLPIQALGVGVGALMGFVGTFVILKLIDYAIGIRAKEEEEDLGLDISYHQEVAYENK
- a CDS encoding multicopper oxidase domain-containing protein, translating into MKSTLAIFALSAVLMSGLVLLPGINMKSFAISNDQGQLTLADMNLVMGGSFQQISTEEASESEAPVKNVTFVAVEKNLTLPGGQSIAALTWNGTIPGPTVRVTQGDVLNINIINHPNNTLIHSLDHHASTLSAVPNFGPINVSDSKQYSFVASQPGFFKYHCEGNAVLTMDQHVFQGMVGGVIVDPQVGYTGYEGVAVENGTNAITTADVDADAKEVAFQFSEYYLDPSGQYDAAAMFAHAPTASWINGIPFGYDPVITKTANATTLFFKQGDHVRFFLLNHGDLPTNFHIVGEMLDRVTDGSIVSGIGKQTYTVGGSNDAIVDVVFDQPGVYAFVNHDYSQLFKGQAGLVVVDGPDNGTSNLLGLTDDSNPSNAIPPTGENSIPVNVKPYMLGTPLAWNGQNTSSTT
- a CDS encoding cation:proton antiporter, with amino-acid sequence MAIGFIVAGIIIGLDSPPFSLILNLDVLNLFTEMGVILLLFTVGMEFPVQKLKTIGRKAIIIASTKALATLTIGFF
- a CDS encoding asparagine synthase C-terminal domain-containing protein codes for the protein MLISDELTQYLYSTVEEFIKHSDKVVIAFSGGVDSSLLAKICKDLDKQVHLVTIGFANSHDIMFSKSISHSLSLSMNHIVYEIKEEDILDDIKFVKAKFSCNVLSHIENCIAFFQISKIIKRHELGHSFLTANGFDELFCGYDRYRSYYQNGKESVTAYMEEKLTNEDHMMREISYVMAELKICSYQPFLSRAFIKYAKKIPLEYKIKGPDDLIRKHILREVAMRIGVPKEAAMHPKKAIQYGSLIHKYILKNKNVLKV
- a CDS encoding 6-pyruvoyl trahydropterin synthase family protein, which encodes MDKDLKYIGQSKKLIKNRTGYSISKLLEFLEIEYNYDNVLNDSELSIDFKIGDKFIKIIENDNDMNEFKIIQERFPFVDMIAIGRSSYLGKINEMHNIFLFDKESKQVGSIFIEDPSLSFDYAHILPLVEKCSIIHGHTSTVMVEIIGEMKNNLVIDFSEAKKLIKEALYQIDHKFFINRKYLKKEDKDHFFIEFDGPKGYFDLKVPKYTTYLLEGEATVENLSTEIIRMLADKMPENVQALGVYIYEGVNKGAHILSYIR
- a CDS encoding cation:proton antiporter, whose amino-acid sequence is MLSFCFSIFPIGNINSCRSFFAGVLVAESRSHSVTSVLATPVKDIFAALFFVSKGVLMDFALIPQFIVPALILITVSITAKFMTVYISSMLQKINNTTSTRTALGLSSGGEIALVVAKGGIDVGAASPIILPMAGTMTIITTFISPYVIKYGWKFTERFVKGQDKDKGDQHQQHESSNSDESSDKPTS